In Brachypodium distachyon strain Bd21 chromosome 2, Brachypodium_distachyon_v3.0, whole genome shotgun sequence, one genomic interval encodes:
- the LOC100837551 gene encoding uncharacterized protein LOC100837551 produces MSQRPGRHQRRASQSVFSLPENFASLEDVPADGGEQRKPAAAVAADASGEQQQQQKPAGRHRRAMSMAVAASLDMIAEDIGSYKYGA; encoded by the coding sequence ATGTCGCAGAGGCCGGGGAGGCACCAGAGGAGGGCGTCCCAGAGCGTGTTCTCGCTGCCGGAGAACTTCGCCAGCCTGGAGGACGtgccggcggacggcggcgagcagcggaagcccgcggcggcggtggcggcggacgcctccggggagcagcagcagcagcagaagccggCGGGGCGCCACCGGCGGGCAATGTCCATGGCCGTGGCGGCGTCCCTGGACATGATCGCGGAGGACATCGGAAGCTACAAGTACGGCGCTTGA
- the LOC100821915 gene encoding probable GTP-binding protein OBGM, mitochondrial isoform X2: MHVFPSGSGCARGGDGGNGCVSQSSQGRTAKAGLTKAGRGGHGLPKNQIGTRGSDKVAQVPDGTVIHLGSTGLHRHLAEYKRDHLGIEEKVLKSLWQLLAA, translated from the exons ATGCACGTCTTTCCCTCAG GTTCCGGCTGCGCgaggggcggcgacggcggcaatGGCTGCGTCAGCCAGAGCTCTCAAGGTCGGACCGCCAAGGCAGGCCTGACG AAAGCTGGCCGAGGAGGCCATGGACTTCCTAAGAATCAGATAGGAACAAGGGGTTCTGACAAG GTTGCACAAGTACCAGATGGCACAGTGATTCATCTAGGCAGCACTGGATTGCACAGGCACTTAGCGGAATATAAGAGAGACCACCTG GGAATTGAAGAGAAGGTGTTGAAATCCTTGTGGCAACTCCTGGCCGCTTGA
- the LOC100821915 gene encoding probable GTP-binding protein OBGM, mitochondrial isoform X1, producing the protein MHVFPSGSGCARGGDGGNGCVSQSSQGRTAKAGLTKAGRGGHGLPKNQIGTRGSDKVAQVPDGTVIHLGSTGLHRHLAEYKRDHLISKKGSSLWSKGQMKRFWRDET; encoded by the exons ATGCACGTCTTTCCCTCAG GTTCCGGCTGCGCgaggggcggcgacggcggcaatGGCTGCGTCAGCCAGAGCTCTCAAGGTCGGACCGCCAAGGCAGGCCTGACG AAAGCTGGCCGAGGAGGCCATGGACTTCCTAAGAATCAGATAGGAACAAGGGGTTCTGACAAG GTTGCACAAGTACCAGATGGCACAGTGATTCATCTAGGCAGCACTGGATTGCACAGGCACTTAGCGGAATATAAGAGAGACCACCTG ATTTCAAAGAAAGGAAGCTCTCTATGGAGCAAAGGGCAAATGAAAAGATTTTGGAGGGATGAGACTTGA
- the LOC100837242 gene encoding 40S ribosomal protein S15a-1, protein MVRVSVLNDALKSMYNAEKRGKRQVMIRPSSKVIIKFLIVMQKHGYIGEFEYVDDHRSGKIVVELNGRLNKCGVISPRFDVGVKEIEGWTARLLPSRQFGYIVLTTSAGIMDHEEARRKNVGGKVLGFFY, encoded by the exons ATGGTGAGAGTCAGTGTGCTGAATGATGCTCTcaagagcatgtacaatgctgAGAAGCGTGGGAAGAGGCAGGTCATGATCAGGCCTTCTTCCAAGGTTATCATCAAGTTCCTTATCGTCATGCAGAAGCACG GATACATTGGTGAGTTTGAGTACGTCGATGATCACAGGTCTGGCAAGATCGTGGTTGAATTGAATGGCCGGCTCAACAAGTGTGGTGTTATCAGTCCTCGCTTTGATGTTGGTGTTAAGGAGATTGAGGGATGGACTGCAAGGCTTCTTCCTTCTCGGCAG TTTGGTTACATCGTGCTGACGACTTCAGCTGGTATCATGGACCACGAGGAAGCAAGGCGTAAGAACGTTGGTGGCAAGGTCCTAGGCTTTTTCTACTGA